A part of Miscanthus floridulus cultivar M001 chromosome 6, ASM1932011v1, whole genome shotgun sequence genomic DNA contains:
- the LOC136456379 gene encoding beclin-1-like protein isoform X4, whose protein sequence is MKRPTGGKGGAVDPSPLRTRCQECHGALLVVGADSGMHASAVQGSTLGASRMDSSYVVLSKNNRSQGLGIPPRPRSAAAPHIEPNQPPKPIEASYIMLPPPAASIYKTSSSEGVGRQLLPPSVNSSSSMPGNNSGFLSSVTVLKRAFEIATSQTQVKQPLCLECMRILSDKMDFEIEDISSDIKAYEASLQHLEQESYSILSETDFQKEKQKIEEEEKKLRADIEEAEKQYPEVISEMKDLETKSKQFKELKEQYWQEFNSFWFQRTSHQEEQDAILAKIEVSQAHLELLKHTNVLNDAFYISHHGVFGTINNLRLGHSHEVEWDEINAAWGQVALLLHIMAQYFTPKFQYRIKIHAVGSYPRIIDINNKTYKL, encoded by the exons ATGAAGCGTCCGACCGGTGGCAAGGGCGGCGCGGTGGACCCGTCTCCGCTCCGAACCAGGTGTCAGGAGTGCCACGGCGCGCTTCTTGTCGTCGGAGCCGACTCCG GTATGCATGCATCTGCTGTTCAGGGTAGTACCTTGGGCGCAAGCAGGATGGACAGTTCTTATGTAGTATTATCAAAGAACAATAGATCTCAAGGTCTTGGAATCCCCCCACGTCCACGAAGTGCAGCAGCCCCACATATTGAACCTAATCAACCACCAAAGCCGATAGAGGCTTCATATATTATGCTTCCACCTCCTGCTGCTTCCATATACAAGACATCTTCCTCTGAAGGAGTTGGTAGACAGTTGCTGCCACCAAGTGTTAACTCCAGTAGCTCTATGCCAGGAAATAATTCTGGATTTCTCTCTAGTGTTACCGTATTAAAAAGAGCATTTGAGATTGCTACCTCACAAACTCAG GTTAAGCAGCCGCTTTGTCTGGAATGTATGAGAATTCTTTCTGATAAGATGGATTTTGAGATTGAAGATATTAGTTCTGATATTAAAGCTTATGAGGCTTCTCTTCAACATTTGGAGCAGGAGTCCTACAGCATCCTCAGTGAAACGGATTTTCAGAAGGAGAAACAAAAG ATtgaggaagaagaaaagaaactTAGAGCTGATATTGAAGAAGCTGAAAAGCAATATCCAGAAGTTATTTCTGAGATGAAAGATCTTGAAACAAAATCTAAACAATTTAAGGAATTGAAAGAGCA ATACTGGCAAGAATTCAACAGCTTTTGGTTTCAGCGGACATCTCATCAG GAAGAACAAGATGCTATTTTGGCAAAAATAGAAGTTTCTCAGGCCCATCTGGAATTGTTAAAGCATACAAATGTTCTGAATGATGCATTCTATATTTCACACCATGGAGTATTTGGAACAATAAATAACCTTCGTCTTGGACACTCTCATGAG GTTGAGTGGGATGAGATAAATGCTGCTTGGGGTCAAGTTGCACTTCTGTTGCATATCATGGCTCAGTATTTTACCCCGAAATTTCA ATACCGGATCAAGATTCATGCTGTGGGAAGCTATCCAAGAATCATAGACATCAATAACAAAACGTATAAACTGTAA
- the LOC136456378 gene encoding uncharacterized protein, translating to MAETPTYQILVRLLDGRTRCLSFSTPTVSGAVLLDAVASISRVPAAALRLVTGRIDVSPYNVLTSAADGQFPSASALLRLRGGKGGFGSLLRGAASKAGQKKTSNFDACRDINGRRLRHVNAERRLEEWKAEAADRQLEKLAENFIKKKAKEAGRGGGPSAAEVDKYLEKYRKDAEICVNAVEESVRASLRKRKTAPKPPSGADAKKLKNWLGKNKVEEDESDSDSYVDDESADAKSVVVDDGNCSNGSSKNEEKLDMGSVSGSHSEGESSGEKSQHSNSEENVKCVQSTVELTTRSGAEGGDFESDGSAEPEVGMVDHPISAVAAASEEVKADEDNTTSATSYQNNTEVPQVEEAPKADKDNTASATSNKNNPVVPQVEEYADASKSYSEPLDLAKYNSAAELEVLGLEKLKIELQSRGLKCGGTLQERAARLFLLKTTPLDKLPKKLLAKATTGEK from the exons atggccgagacccccacgTATCAGATCCTGGTGCGTCTCCTCGACGGGCGCACTAGATGTCTCAGCTTCTCCACGCCCACCGTTTCCGGCGCCGTGCTCCTCGACGCCGTCGCGTCGATCTCTCGCgtccccgccgccgccctccgccTCGTCACCGGCCGCATCGACGTCTCGCCGTACAACGTCCTCACCTCAGCGGCTGATGGCCAGTTCCCCTCCGCGTCCGCGCTCCTCCGCCTTCGAGGAGGCAAGGGCGGGTTCGGCTCCCTCCTCCGAGGGGCCGCTTCCAAGGCGGGGCAGAAGAAGACCAGCAACTTTGATGCCTGCCGCGACATCAacggccgccgcctccgccacgtCAACGCCGAGCGCCGCCTTGAGGAATGGAAGGCCGAGGCCGCCGACCGCCAGCTAGAAAAGCTCGCCGAGAACTTCATCAAGAAGAAGGCCAAGGAGGCGGGCCGCGGCGGCGGACCCTCAGCTGCTGAGGTGGACAAGTACCTGGAGAAGTACCGCAAGGATGCTGAGATCTGCGTCAACGCGGTTGAGGAGTCCGTGCGTGCATCTCTTCGAAAGAGGAAGACCGCGCCTAAGCCGCCCTCTGGCGCAGACGCTAAGAAGCTTAAGAATTG GTTGGGAAAGAACAAAGTAGAAGaagatgaaagtgatagtgacaGTTATGTGGATGATGAGAGCGCAGATGCAAAATCTGTAGTAGTTGATGACGGGAATTGCTCAAATGGATCCAGCAAAAATGAGGAGAAGCTTGATATGGGTTCTGTATCTGGGTCACATTCAGAAGGAGAGTCCTCAGGGGAAAAGTCCCAGCACAGCAATTCAGAGGAAAATGTAAAATGTGTTCAGTCAACTGTGGAACTGACAACAAGATCAGGAGCTGAAGGTGGTGACTTTGAATCTGATGGTAGTGCGGAGCCTGAGGTAGGAATGGTGGATCATCCCATtagtgctgttgctgctgcttcaGAAGAAGTGAAAGCAGATGAGGATAACACTACTTCAGCTACTTCATACCAAAACAATACAGAGGTGCCACAAGTTGAAGAAGCACCGAAAGCAGACAAGGATAACACTGCTTCAGCTACTTCAAACAAAAACAATCCAGTGGTGCCACAAGTAGAAGAATATGCTGATGCCAGCAAATCTTATTCAGAGCCATTGGACCTTGCAAAGTACAATTCAGCTGCAGAATTGGag GTGCTTGGTCTGGAGAAGCTAAAAATAGAGCTGCAATCTCGTGGATTAAAATGTGGTGGAACTTTACAGGAGCGAGCTGCCCGACTCTTCCTTCTGAAGACAACTCCATTGGATAAGTTACCAAAGAAGCTGCTCGCAAAGGCCACTACTGGGGAGAAGTGA
- the LOC136456379 gene encoding beclin-1-like protein isoform X2, giving the protein MKRPTGGKGGAVDPSPLRTRCQECHGALLVVGADSGMHASAVQGSTLGASRMDSSYVVLSKNNRSQGLGIPPRPRSAAAPHIEPNQPPKPIEASYIMLPPPAASIYKTSSSEGVGRQLLPPSVNSSSSMPGNNSGFLSSVTVLKRAFEIATSQTQVKQPLCLECMRILSDKMDFEIEDISSDIKAYEASLQHLEQESYSILSETDFQKEKQKIEEEEKKLRADIEEAEKQYPEVISEMKDLETKSKQFKELKEQYWQEFNSFWFQRTSHQEEQDAILAKIEVSQAHLELLKHTNVLNDAFYISHHGVFGTINNLRLGHSHEVEWDEINAAWGQVALLLHIMAQYFTPKFQYRIKIHAVGSYPRIIDINNKTYKLIDGDKIGGYRVVLGDFFFEISS; this is encoded by the exons ATGAAGCGTCCGACCGGTGGCAAGGGCGGCGCGGTGGACCCGTCTCCGCTCCGAACCAGGTGTCAGGAGTGCCACGGCGCGCTTCTTGTCGTCGGAGCCGACTCCG GTATGCATGCATCTGCTGTTCAGGGTAGTACCTTGGGCGCAAGCAGGATGGACAGTTCTTATGTAGTATTATCAAAGAACAATAGATCTCAAGGTCTTGGAATCCCCCCACGTCCACGAAGTGCAGCAGCCCCACATATTGAACCTAATCAACCACCAAAGCCGATAGAGGCTTCATATATTATGCTTCCACCTCCTGCTGCTTCCATATACAAGACATCTTCCTCTGAAGGAGTTGGTAGACAGTTGCTGCCACCAAGTGTTAACTCCAGTAGCTCTATGCCAGGAAATAATTCTGGATTTCTCTCTAGTGTTACCGTATTAAAAAGAGCATTTGAGATTGCTACCTCACAAACTCAG GTTAAGCAGCCGCTTTGTCTGGAATGTATGAGAATTCTTTCTGATAAGATGGATTTTGAGATTGAAGATATTAGTTCTGATATTAAAGCTTATGAGGCTTCTCTTCAACATTTGGAGCAGGAGTCCTACAGCATCCTCAGTGAAACGGATTTTCAGAAGGAGAAACAAAAG ATtgaggaagaagaaaagaaactTAGAGCTGATATTGAAGAAGCTGAAAAGCAATATCCAGAAGTTATTTCTGAGATGAAAGATCTTGAAACAAAATCTAAACAATTTAAGGAATTGAAAGAGCA ATACTGGCAAGAATTCAACAGCTTTTGGTTTCAGCGGACATCTCATCAG GAAGAACAAGATGCTATTTTGGCAAAAATAGAAGTTTCTCAGGCCCATCTGGAATTGTTAAAGCATACAAATGTTCTGAATGATGCATTCTATATTTCACACCATGGAGTATTTGGAACAATAAATAACCTTCGTCTTGGACACTCTCATGAG GTTGAGTGGGATGAGATAAATGCTGCTTGGGGTCAAGTTGCACTTCTGTTGCATATCATGGCTCAGTATTTTACCCCGAAATTTCA ATACCGGATCAAGATTCATGCTGTGGGAAGCTATCCAAGAATCATAGACATCAATAACAAAACGTATAAACT
- the LOC136456379 gene encoding beclin-1-like protein isoform X5 — protein sequence MKRPTGGKGGAVDPSPLRTRCQECHGALLVVGADSGMHASAVQGSTLGASRMDSSYVVLSKNNRSQGLGIPPRPRSAAAPHIEPNQPPKPIEASYIMLPPPAASIYKTSSSEGVGRQLLPPSVNSSSSMPGNNSGFLSSVTVLKRAFEIATSQTQVKQPLCLECMRILSDKMDFEIEDISSDIKAYEASLQHLEQESYSILSETDFQKEKQKIEEEEKKLRADIEEAEKQYPEVISEMKDLETKSKQFKELKEQYWQEFNSFWFQRTSHQEEQDAILAKIEVSQAHLELLKHTNVLNDAFYISHHGVFGTINNLRLGHSHED from the exons ATGAAGCGTCCGACCGGTGGCAAGGGCGGCGCGGTGGACCCGTCTCCGCTCCGAACCAGGTGTCAGGAGTGCCACGGCGCGCTTCTTGTCGTCGGAGCCGACTCCG GTATGCATGCATCTGCTGTTCAGGGTAGTACCTTGGGCGCAAGCAGGATGGACAGTTCTTATGTAGTATTATCAAAGAACAATAGATCTCAAGGTCTTGGAATCCCCCCACGTCCACGAAGTGCAGCAGCCCCACATATTGAACCTAATCAACCACCAAAGCCGATAGAGGCTTCATATATTATGCTTCCACCTCCTGCTGCTTCCATATACAAGACATCTTCCTCTGAAGGAGTTGGTAGACAGTTGCTGCCACCAAGTGTTAACTCCAGTAGCTCTATGCCAGGAAATAATTCTGGATTTCTCTCTAGTGTTACCGTATTAAAAAGAGCATTTGAGATTGCTACCTCACAAACTCAG GTTAAGCAGCCGCTTTGTCTGGAATGTATGAGAATTCTTTCTGATAAGATGGATTTTGAGATTGAAGATATTAGTTCTGATATTAAAGCTTATGAGGCTTCTCTTCAACATTTGGAGCAGGAGTCCTACAGCATCCTCAGTGAAACGGATTTTCAGAAGGAGAAACAAAAG ATtgaggaagaagaaaagaaactTAGAGCTGATATTGAAGAAGCTGAAAAGCAATATCCAGAAGTTATTTCTGAGATGAAAGATCTTGAAACAAAATCTAAACAATTTAAGGAATTGAAAGAGCA ATACTGGCAAGAATTCAACAGCTTTTGGTTTCAGCGGACATCTCATCAG GAAGAACAAGATGCTATTTTGGCAAAAATAGAAGTTTCTCAGGCCCATCTGGAATTGTTAAAGCATACAAATGTTCTGAATGATGCATTCTATATTTCACACCATGGAGTATTTGGAACAATAAATAACCTTCGTCTTGGACACTCTCATGAG